The Marinobacter halotolerans genome includes a window with the following:
- a CDS encoding high-affinity branched-chain amino acid ABC transporter permease LivM: MVAQNLKHALFCAFITLVISYPILGFNLEARGIDITLTGAQGSTIAMVFLAAVVVFLFQLFRDHIMAGLRGIPNPLPDTKKPPMAENRRAKIESWILTAGLVLALFWPFFASRGAVDLATLVLIYVMLALGLNVVVGLAGLLDLGYVAFYAVGAYTFALLSNYYGISFWMALPIGALLAALFGLVLGFPVLRLRGDYLAIVTLGFGEIIRILLNNWTTLTGGPNGIGGIPEPTLFGMEFGRRVKEEGNTSFHETFGIAYSGEDKVIFLYLISLVLAVITALIIRRLMRMPVGRAWEALREDEIAARSLGLSRTAVKLTAFTIGAFFAGFAGTVFASKQGFISPESFVFLESAIILAIVVLGGMGSQLGVILAAIAVTILPELAREFSEYRMLIFGAAMVLMMVWRPQGLVPMRRIHIELKKQE, translated from the coding sequence ATGGTTGCTCAAAATCTGAAACACGCGCTTTTCTGCGCCTTTATTACGCTGGTGATTTCCTACCCGATTCTCGGATTCAACCTCGAGGCCCGGGGCATCGATATCACACTAACCGGCGCCCAGGGCTCGACCATCGCCATGGTTTTTCTGGCCGCAGTGGTGGTATTCCTGTTCCAGCTGTTCCGTGACCACATCATGGCGGGGCTTAGAGGCATTCCCAATCCGCTGCCAGACACCAAAAAACCGCCCATGGCGGAAAACCGGCGGGCGAAGATCGAATCCTGGATACTGACCGCGGGTCTTGTGCTCGCACTGTTCTGGCCCTTCTTCGCTTCTCGCGGGGCAGTGGACCTGGCAACGCTGGTGCTGATTTACGTCATGCTGGCCCTGGGCCTGAACGTGGTGGTGGGTCTGGCAGGCCTTTTGGACCTGGGCTATGTGGCGTTCTACGCCGTTGGTGCCTATACATTCGCCCTACTGTCCAATTATTACGGTATCTCCTTCTGGATGGCCCTGCCCATCGGGGCACTGCTGGCTGCCCTGTTTGGCCTTGTACTCGGTTTTCCAGTACTCCGGCTCAGGGGGGATTACCTGGCAATCGTGACGCTGGGGTTCGGCGAAATCATCCGTATCCTGCTCAATAACTGGACCACCCTCACCGGTGGACCCAACGGCATTGGCGGCATCCCCGAGCCCACCCTGTTCGGAATGGAATTCGGCCGGCGGGTCAAAGAGGAAGGCAATACGTCCTTCCACGAGACCTTTGGCATTGCCTACAGTGGCGAGGACAAGGTGATTTTCCTCTATCTGATTTCCCTGGTGCTGGCGGTCATTACTGCCCTGATCATTCGCCGGCTTATGCGCATGCCGGTGGGCCGGGCCTGGGAAGCACTGCGGGAAGACGAGATCGCCGCTCGCTCACTGGGCCTGAGCCGCACCGCCGTCAAGCTGACCGCCTTTACCATCGGCGCCTTCTTCGCCGGTTTTGCCGGCACGGTGTTCGCCTCCAAGCAGGGCTTTATCAGCCCAGAATCCTTTGTGTTCCTGGAATCAGCGATCATTCTGGCCATTGTGGTACTCGGCGGCATGGGTTCACAGCTGGGCGTCATCCTGGCGGCCATTGCCGTGACCATCCTGCCGGAGCTGGCCCGTGAGTTTTCCGAATACCGCATGCTGATCTTCGGTGCCGCCATGGTGCTGATGATGGTCTGGCGACCCCAGGGACTGGTCCCCATGCGCCGCATTCACATCGAACTGAAAAAGCAGGAGTGA
- a CDS encoding helix-turn-helix transcriptional regulator — translation MKDLALAVPPLLDDLYEHATTQGHWPGFLEKFAALFRTDTATIRLTDLNEPVVYQSFTTGFRQSINRVYETAAVENDPFREILSTSPVGKAVVSTSIMNDRDFERSEHYQNIFRPNGNFYALGTQFERQGGQAMHIGVHRPKAAGAFELEEQAIVELFSPHLRRACSLARLMRDLNQALCEARHALNQLPFGVWHTDDKLGVQWMNSTAEEALTTHSYGLGLTGNHLNVISGDHLNSLRTMARRIVKNKSRTETLKLDQTGACLVMTRARQTNDGFHIDRSLNPGILCFLLDPERRSGLDRDRLTTLYQLTPAEYRLANVLVCGLDVNEASALLKISPHTGRTQLKSIMNKAGVNHQASLQRKLLLCAGALRHHYE, via the coding sequence TTGAAAGACCTGGCTTTGGCAGTGCCGCCACTGCTGGACGACCTTTACGAACACGCGACGACGCAAGGCCACTGGCCCGGCTTTTTGGAGAAGTTCGCAGCGTTGTTTCGCACCGACACAGCTACTATCCGGCTGACAGACCTGAACGAGCCTGTGGTTTACCAGTCTTTCACCACCGGCTTTCGCCAAAGCATCAATCGGGTTTACGAAACGGCCGCCGTCGAAAATGACCCTTTTCGGGAGATTCTGTCCACAAGTCCCGTCGGCAAAGCCGTTGTGAGCACGTCGATCATGAACGACCGTGATTTTGAGCGCTCAGAGCATTACCAGAACATCTTCCGGCCCAATGGTAATTTCTATGCACTGGGCACACAGTTTGAGCGGCAAGGCGGCCAGGCAATGCACATTGGCGTTCACCGGCCAAAAGCGGCGGGCGCCTTCGAGCTGGAAGAACAGGCGATAGTGGAACTGTTCAGCCCTCACCTGCGCCGTGCCTGCAGCCTCGCGCGTCTGATGAGAGACCTCAATCAGGCACTGTGCGAGGCCCGCCACGCCCTGAACCAGTTACCTTTTGGGGTCTGGCACACAGACGACAAGCTCGGAGTGCAGTGGATGAACTCTACGGCAGAGGAGGCATTGACCACTCACAGCTACGGGCTTGGGCTGACCGGCAATCATCTCAATGTTATTTCCGGCGATCATTTAAACTCTCTGCGGACCATGGCCCGCAGGATAGTCAAGAATAAATCCCGCACAGAGACCCTGAAACTGGACCAAACCGGCGCCTGCCTGGTAATGACACGGGCCCGCCAGACAAACGATGGATTTCATATCGATCGCTCTTTGAACCCCGGCATCCTCTGTTTTCTGCTGGACCCGGAACGCAGGTCAGGGCTGGACAGGGACCGGCTGACCACTTTGTATCAACTGACCCCCGCCGAATACCGGCTGGCCAATGTGCTGGTGTGCGGCCTGGACGTGAATGAAGCCAGCGCGCTTCTGAAAATCTCTCCCCACACTGGGCGAACGCAGCTGAAATCCATCATGAATAAGGCCGGCGTAAATCATCAGGCGTCGCTCCAACGCAAACTTCTGCTGTGCGCGGGAGCCCTGAGACATCATTATGAATGA
- a CDS encoding tetratricopeptide repeat protein, with protein sequence MNTSLLALHLLKAITPKLQIKPGIALILLVFATFFNAAGAAAQQPPKDVTAQDVQAALPDLKKPMYTPFIELYLLEETKALRKEMMNTRAELIEKVVDKELSVADKTMSYATDTVTYFFYLIAGATSILVLIGWNSIRDMRNQLTTLAEKRVNELVVEYETRLEFIEDQLRQKSDIIQQNQKEIERTNEVHSLWLQASQETSQQNKIAAYDAILDLRPDDVEALSYKADAVLEIQEPLWAISLCQRALKLSPGNGHALYQLACAYAEIGRWEDAVTTLRKAVTISEAYRDDASVDPSFSGLHEHESFRKLVSQDDEDRPES encoded by the coding sequence ATGAATACGTCCCTGCTCGCCCTACACCTGCTAAAAGCGATAACCCCGAAGCTCCAGATCAAACCCGGAATCGCCCTGATCTTGCTGGTGTTCGCCACTTTCTTTAACGCCGCTGGTGCAGCGGCTCAGCAGCCTCCCAAAGACGTTACCGCTCAAGACGTGCAGGCCGCGCTGCCCGACCTGAAAAAGCCGATGTACACGCCTTTCATCGAATTGTATCTGTTGGAAGAAACCAAGGCGCTGCGCAAGGAAATGATGAATACCCGCGCCGAGCTGATTGAAAAGGTGGTGGACAAGGAACTCTCTGTCGCCGACAAGACCATGTCCTATGCAACCGACACGGTGACCTACTTCTTTTATCTTATTGCCGGCGCCACCTCGATTCTGGTGCTGATCGGCTGGAACTCCATCCGCGATATGCGCAACCAGCTGACGACCCTTGCCGAGAAGCGCGTGAACGAACTGGTGGTGGAATACGAGACCCGACTGGAATTCATCGAGGACCAGCTGAGGCAGAAATCGGATATCATTCAGCAAAACCAGAAAGAAATTGAACGCACCAACGAAGTGCACTCTCTCTGGCTACAGGCCAGCCAGGAAACCTCCCAGCAAAACAAGATTGCCGCCTACGATGCTATTCTGGACCTGCGTCCCGACGACGTTGAGGCCCTGAGTTACAAGGCAGACGCAGTATTGGAAATACAAGAACCACTCTGGGCCATCAGCCTGTGCCAGCGTGCGCTGAAGCTTTCTCCGGGCAATGGCCATGCGCTGTACCAGCTAGCCTGCGCCTATGCCGAAATCGGTCGTTGGGAGGATGCTGTTACTACACTGCGAAAAGCCGTTACAATCTCCGAGGCGTACAGGGATGATGCTTCAGTTGACCCCAGTTTCTCCGGGCTGCATGAGCATGAAAGCTTCCGGAAACTGGTATCTCAGGACGATGAAGACCGGCCCGAATCTTGA
- the trxA gene encoding thioredoxin, translated as MTNSPYVFEATMENFQQDVMEASAQSPVLIDVWAEWCAPCKQLMPILEKLADEYRGAFRLAKVNADQQEQLTASLGVRSLPTVILVKDGQAVDGFNGALQESEIRKVLEKHIEIPEDEETPYDKAHRLWEEGDVEAALAVLSEMNRKDPEDLKVLIDLAQLKAELGDLETAEQVLDSLPAEEKMQHQAKQLAARIKFLKASAELPPIKELEDSLDKDPNDPNALHLLALHHILKESNAEAMELLIRLMQVDSKYKDEVAKTTLIELFDKLGNNNPDVRTYRRKLYTLMH; from the coding sequence ATGACGAATTCCCCTTACGTTTTTGAAGCCACCATGGAGAACTTCCAGCAGGACGTGATGGAGGCGTCAGCCCAGTCACCGGTACTGATTGACGTTTGGGCCGAGTGGTGCGCTCCCTGCAAGCAGCTGATGCCGATTCTGGAAAAGCTGGCAGACGAATACCGCGGCGCCTTCCGTCTGGCCAAGGTAAATGCCGACCAGCAGGAACAGCTGACCGCAAGCCTGGGTGTTCGCAGCCTGCCAACGGTGATACTGGTCAAGGACGGGCAGGCGGTCGACGGGTTCAACGGGGCCCTGCAGGAAAGCGAGATCCGCAAGGTTCTGGAGAAGCACATCGAAATCCCCGAAGACGAGGAAACGCCCTACGACAAGGCCCACCGGCTGTGGGAAGAGGGCGATGTGGAGGCTGCGCTGGCGGTGCTGTCCGAAATGAACCGCAAGGACCCGGAAGATCTGAAAGTACTGATAGATCTGGCGCAGCTCAAAGCCGAACTGGGGGATCTGGAGACTGCCGAGCAGGTGCTGGACAGCTTGCCGGCAGAGGAAAAGATGCAGCATCAGGCCAAGCAGCTGGCTGCACGCATCAAGTTCCTGAAGGCGTCGGCGGAACTGCCGCCCATCAAGGAGCTGGAGGATTCGCTGGACAAGGATCCGAATGATCCCAATGCGCTACACTTGTTGGCGCTGCATCACATCCTTAAGGAAAGCAATGCTGAAGCCATGGAGCTGCTGATTCGCCTGATGCAGGTGGACAGCAAATACAAAGATGAGGTGGCCAAAACCACGCTGATTGAACTGTTCGACAAGCTGGGTAACAACAACCCGGACGTAAGAACCTATCGGCGCAAGCTTTACACGCTGATGCACTGA
- a CDS encoding alpha/beta fold hydrolase, whose product MNEPDTRKIQLSDGRQLSYSDIGTGDNGTWIHCHGIPGSRYELTHLNKELVAAGLRIIVPDRPGYGASTPCPSYDFRQHTADLCQLADHSGLKRFSVSGFSGGGVFALALAHGLGARVEQLSIAATPAVPLMENPFDYASELTAGSWHAALADMHQFADQLQSLTGPDNALADGMMDAVGAKEKQHLSSARIQPAFRQSMNTALQQGALESASALARDTRLTAQPWPFHPAELKLPVRIIHGTDDHLVHRQHFRALFNQIPQSKQVSPEGKGHFEVLPWMFVADYTA is encoded by the coding sequence ATGAATGAACCAGATACCCGGAAAATCCAGCTTTCCGATGGGCGACAACTTAGCTATTCGGATATAGGGACCGGCGATAATGGCACCTGGATACACTGCCATGGTATTCCGGGCTCGCGATACGAGCTTACCCACCTCAATAAAGAGTTGGTTGCCGCGGGTTTGCGGATTATCGTTCCGGATCGACCTGGCTACGGCGCTTCCACACCCTGCCCGAGCTATGATTTCAGACAACACACGGCTGACCTGTGCCAGCTGGCTGACCATAGTGGGCTGAAGCGCTTCTCAGTGTCCGGCTTTTCGGGTGGCGGCGTATTTGCCCTGGCATTGGCCCATGGTCTGGGCGCCCGCGTGGAACAACTTTCTATTGCTGCAACACCGGCCGTACCGTTAATGGAAAACCCCTTCGATTACGCCTCGGAGCTGACTGCAGGGAGTTGGCACGCAGCCCTGGCTGACATGCATCAGTTTGCGGACCAGCTACAGTCTCTGACCGGGCCTGACAATGCGCTTGCTGATGGCATGATGGACGCAGTTGGAGCGAAGGAGAAGCAGCACTTGAGTTCAGCACGGATCCAACCAGCCTTTCGTCAAAGCATGAATACAGCCCTTCAGCAGGGAGCATTAGAATCAGCCAGCGCGCTAGCCCGTGATACACGCCTGACGGCGCAACCCTGGCCCTTTCACCCCGCCGAGCTAAAACTGCCCGTTCGGATAATTCATGGAACGGACGACCATCTTGTACACAGACAGCATTTCCGTGCTTTGTTCAACCAAATACCTCAATCAAAGCAGGTTTCGCCTGAGGGAAAAGGTCATTTTGAAGTGCTCCCATGGATGTTTGTCGCTGATTATACTGCGTGA
- a CDS encoding MarR family winged helix-turn-helix transcriptional regulator, protein MDNYEGVLVALRRVIRATDLHSKRLSKHAGLTGPQLLIMRSIRDLGEVTIGTIADKVSLSQATVTTILDRLEHRKLVYRVRSTQDKRKVHAHLTEEGADILARAPQPLQEDFIKKFQSLAEWEQTMILASLQRVANMMDADDIDASPVLDVGPVLREDGWKAKV, encoded by the coding sequence TTGGACAACTACGAAGGTGTTTTGGTGGCGCTCCGCCGCGTAATTCGCGCGACTGATCTACATTCGAAGCGGTTGAGCAAACATGCTGGGCTGACTGGCCCGCAGCTTCTGATCATGCGTAGCATTCGCGATCTGGGCGAGGTGACTATCGGCACCATTGCCGACAAGGTCAGTCTGAGCCAGGCCACGGTTACGACCATTCTGGACCGGCTGGAACACCGGAAGCTGGTGTATCGGGTTCGTAGCACCCAGGATAAACGGAAGGTTCATGCACATTTGACCGAAGAAGGCGCGGACATTCTGGCCCGTGCGCCCCAGCCGCTGCAGGAGGATTTCATCAAGAAGTTCCAGAGCCTGGCGGAGTGGGAGCAGACGATGATTCTGGCCTCCCTTCAACGGGTGGCCAATATGATGGATGCGGACGATATTGACGCGTCACCGGTGCTGGATGTGGGGCCGGTGCTGAGGGAGGATGGCTGGAAGGCCAAAGTCTGA
- the lon gene encoding endopeptidase La gives MNDDSPNDSFEALDEDVTEYIGKDEKSKSLVLPKHQMPRRMYVLPVSNRPFFPAQVQPIVVNQNPWQETLKRVSETDHRVLGICFVEDTDPEQGIPGSEELETIGCAVRVHQAQADGGKVQFIAQGLQRFRITQWLRRKPPYLVEVDYPEEPDEAADELKAYTLAIISAIKELLRSNPLYGEEVKQYLSRFGPEDSSPLADFGASMTSAKGPELQEILDTVPLLRRMEKVLLLMAKEQEVARLQAEISEEVNDKVQKHQREFFLKEQLKVIQRELGMAKDDKTADAERFQARMEELEPPEEVKKRFDDELQKMQILEQGSPEYGVTRNYLDWLTQVPWGKTSEDHFDLAAARKILDRDHDGLDDVKDRIVEFLAEGTFKGEVSGSILLLVGPPGVGKTSIGHSVADALGREFYRFSVGGMRDEAEIKGHRRTYIGAMPGKFVQALKDAKVSNPVIMLDEIDKIGASFQGDPASALLETLDPEQNREFLDHYLDVRMDLSKVLFICTANQLDTIPRPLLDRMDVIRLSGYIAEEKVAIAKHYLLPKLLKRAGLLKKQMNVTDAAIRQIIEGYAREAGVRSLEKLLHKVIRKGIVRLLDNPDQPVKVGVSDLTDLLGQPAFRKEKAMKGIGVVTGLAWTAMGGATLSIEASRVHSSQRGFKLTGQLGDVMKESAEIAHSYVSSNLKRFKGDPSFFDKSFVHLHVPEGATPKDGPSAGVTMATALLSIARGEAPQQNIAMTGELTLTGQVFPVGGIREKVIAARRQKIGNLILPEGNRGDYEELPDYLKEGITVSFAKQYSDVYQVCFGNKPKKGSSVH, from the coding sequence ATGAACGACGACAGCCCCAACGACTCCTTTGAAGCCCTTGATGAAGACGTCACCGAATACATCGGCAAGGACGAGAAGAGCAAAAGCCTGGTTCTACCGAAGCACCAGATGCCTCGGCGAATGTATGTGCTGCCGGTATCCAACCGGCCGTTTTTCCCGGCACAGGTACAGCCGATCGTGGTCAATCAGAACCCCTGGCAGGAAACCCTGAAGCGGGTCAGTGAAACCGACCATCGGGTTCTGGGCATCTGTTTTGTCGAAGACACGGACCCGGAACAGGGGATTCCCGGCAGTGAAGAGCTGGAGACTATCGGCTGTGCCGTGCGGGTTCATCAAGCCCAGGCGGACGGCGGCAAGGTGCAGTTCATCGCCCAGGGTCTTCAGCGCTTTCGCATCACCCAGTGGCTGCGCCGCAAGCCCCCCTATCTGGTGGAAGTAGACTACCCGGAAGAGCCGGATGAAGCAGCCGACGAACTCAAGGCGTACACCCTGGCCATCATCAGCGCCATCAAGGAACTGTTGAGAAGCAACCCTCTGTATGGCGAAGAGGTCAAGCAATATCTCTCCCGCTTCGGCCCTGAAGACAGTTCACCGCTGGCCGACTTCGGCGCCTCCATGACCAGCGCCAAAGGGCCCGAACTGCAAGAAATACTGGACACGGTGCCCCTGCTGAGGCGCATGGAAAAAGTCCTGCTGTTGATGGCCAAGGAACAGGAAGTCGCGCGCCTGCAGGCGGAAATCAGCGAGGAAGTGAATGACAAGGTGCAGAAGCATCAGCGCGAGTTCTTCCTGAAAGAGCAGTTGAAGGTTATCCAGCGCGAACTGGGCATGGCCAAGGATGACAAAACCGCCGATGCCGAACGTTTCCAGGCACGCATGGAAGAGCTGGAACCACCCGAGGAAGTCAAAAAACGTTTCGACGACGAACTTCAGAAGATGCAGATCCTGGAACAGGGATCCCCGGAATATGGCGTCACCCGCAACTACCTGGACTGGCTGACCCAGGTGCCCTGGGGCAAAACCTCGGAAGATCATTTCGATCTGGCGGCCGCCCGTAAAATCCTGGACCGGGACCACGACGGGCTTGACGATGTGAAAGACCGAATCGTCGAATTTCTGGCCGAAGGTACTTTCAAGGGCGAAGTCAGCGGCTCCATCCTGCTCCTGGTGGGCCCGCCCGGCGTGGGCAAAACCTCCATTGGTCATTCCGTGGCAGACGCGTTGGGCCGGGAATTCTACCGCTTCAGCGTTGGCGGCATGCGAGACGAAGCCGAGATCAAGGGCCACCGCCGCACCTACATCGGCGCCATGCCGGGCAAATTCGTCCAGGCGCTGAAAGACGCCAAGGTCTCGAACCCGGTCATCATGCTGGATGAAATCGACAAGATTGGTGCGTCCTTCCAGGGCGATCCGGCGTCAGCACTGCTGGAAACGCTGGACCCGGAACAGAACCGGGAATTCCTGGATCATTACCTGGACGTGCGCATGGATCTGTCCAAGGTACTTTTCATCTGCACCGCCAACCAGTTGGACACCATTCCCCGGCCACTGCTGGACCGCATGGACGTTATCCGGCTGTCCGGGTACATCGCGGAGGAAAAGGTCGCCATCGCCAAGCACTACCTGCTGCCGAAACTGCTTAAACGGGCAGGCCTTCTGAAAAAGCAGATGAACGTTACCGATGCAGCGATCCGCCAGATCATTGAAGGCTATGCCCGGGAAGCCGGTGTCCGCAGCCTGGAAAAACTGCTGCACAAAGTTATCCGCAAGGGCATCGTGCGGCTTCTGGACAACCCGGACCAGCCTGTAAAGGTGGGGGTCTCAGACCTGACCGACCTGCTCGGCCAGCCTGCGTTCCGCAAGGAAAAAGCCATGAAAGGCATAGGTGTAGTCACCGGCCTGGCCTGGACCGCCATGGGCGGTGCGACCCTGAGCATCGAGGCGTCGCGGGTGCACAGCAGCCAGCGCGGCTTCAAGCTGACAGGTCAGCTGGGGGACGTGATGAAGGAATCCGCGGAAATCGCCCACAGCTATGTGTCTTCCAACCTGAAACGGTTCAAAGGCGACCCGAGTTTCTTCGACAAATCCTTCGTGCACCTGCACGTACCCGAAGGCGCCACCCCCAAGGACGGCCCCAGCGCCGGCGTGACCATGGCTACCGCCCTGCTGTCCATCGCCCGCGGCGAAGCGCCCCAGCAGAACATCGCCATGACCGGCGAGCTGACCCTGACCGGCCAGGTCTTCCCGGTGGGCGGCATTCGCGAGAAAGTCATTGCGGCAAGACGGCAGAAAATCGGCAACCTGATATTGCCCGAGGGCAATCGGGGGGATTACGAGGAATTGCCGGATTATCTGAAGGAAGGTATTACCGTGAGCTTCGCAAAACAGTACAGCGATGTTTATCAGGTGTGCTTTGGCAACAAACCGAAGAAGGGGTCTTCTGTGCATTGA
- a CDS encoding branched-chain amino acid ABC transporter substrate-binding protein has translation MKTPVKKLVTAVGASVALMGAGQAAAEIQIGIAGPQTGPVAQYGDMQFSGARMAIEQINANGGVMGEELVAVEYDDVCDPKQAVTVANNLVNDGVRFVVGHLCSSSTQPASDIYEDEGILMITPASTSPAITERGYELVFRTIGLDSMQGPVAANYLASLNPERVAIIHDKQQYGEGIATAVRDTLKDKGVEIAMFEGITAGSKDFSALVSKLKQADVDYVYYGGYHPELGLILRQADQANLDATFMGPEGVGNKDINTIAGEAAEGLLVTLPPAFDQKAENQALVEAFEEKGEDPSGPFVLTSYTAVQLIAEGMREAGSMDPFEVAEALRAGTFQTPIGTVEYDQAGDMESFEFVVYEWHSDGTKTPVN, from the coding sequence ATGAAAACACCCGTCAAAAAACTCGTTACCGCGGTTGGCGCGTCCGTTGCCCTTATGGGTGCCGGCCAGGCTGCTGCTGAAATCCAGATCGGTATTGCCGGCCCACAGACCGGCCCAGTTGCTCAGTACGGCGACATGCAGTTCTCCGGTGCACGCATGGCAATCGAACAGATCAATGCCAACGGCGGCGTAATGGGCGAAGAGCTCGTCGCCGTAGAATACGACGACGTTTGCGATCCGAAGCAGGCGGTTACCGTTGCCAACAACCTGGTCAACGACGGTGTACGCTTTGTTGTGGGTCACCTGTGTTCCAGTTCCACTCAGCCGGCATCGGACATCTATGAGGATGAAGGCATCCTGATGATCACACCTGCATCCACCAGCCCGGCGATTACCGAGCGCGGCTATGAACTGGTATTCCGTACCATCGGCCTGGACAGCATGCAGGGCCCGGTTGCGGCCAACTACCTGGCCAGCCTGAATCCCGAGCGTGTCGCGATCATTCACGACAAGCAGCAGTACGGCGAAGGCATTGCCACTGCGGTTCGTGACACCCTCAAGGACAAGGGCGTGGAAATCGCCATGTTTGAAGGCATCACCGCCGGCAGCAAGGACTTCTCCGCGCTGGTCAGCAAGCTCAAGCAGGCTGACGTCGATTATGTCTACTATGGCGGCTATCACCCGGAACTGGGCCTGATTCTGCGTCAGGCTGACCAGGCTAACCTGGACGCCACCTTCATGGGCCCGGAAGGCGTGGGCAACAAAGACATCAACACCATCGCCGGCGAAGCGGCTGAAGGCCTGCTGGTTACCCTGCCACCGGCATTCGACCAAAAAGCCGAGAACCAGGCATTGGTTGAAGCTTTTGAAGAGAAAGGCGAAGACCCTTCAGGCCCATTCGTGCTGACTTCTTACACCGCAGTACAGTTGATCGCAGAAGGCATGCGTGAAGCCGGATCCATGGATCCGTTTGAAGTAGCCGAAGCCCTCCGTGCCGGCACCTTCCAGACGCCGATCGGCACCGTGGAGTACGATCAGGCCGGTGATATGGAGTCATTCGAGTTTGTTGTGTACGAATGGCATTCAGATGGAACCAAAACTCCGGTAAACTAA
- the livH gene encoding high-affinity branched-chain amino acid ABC transporter permease LivH codes for MSEAFLYFLQQLVNGLTIGSAYALIAIGYTMVYGIIGMINFAHGEIYMIGAYTSLIAITGLATLGVAWLPLILLVALICAVIVSSGMGWAVERVAYRPVRGRHRLIPLISAIGMSIFLQNYVHLAQGSRNVGFPLLIEGGFDFGSSDTFQASISYMQMMVFATTFVCMTALSLFISRSRIGRACRAVSQDLGMASLLGIDTNRIIAATFVIGAALAAVAGLLLGMYYGSIDPLFGFIAGLKAFTAAVLGGIGSIPGAMLGGIILGISESMTSGYLSGEYKDVVSFGLLILILLFKPTGLLGKPEVEKI; via the coding sequence ATGTCAGAAGCTTTTCTGTATTTCCTTCAGCAGCTCGTGAACGGGCTGACGATAGGCAGCGCGTATGCGCTGATCGCCATCGGTTACACCATGGTTTACGGCATCATCGGCATGATCAACTTTGCCCATGGTGAAATCTACATGATCGGGGCCTACACCTCACTGATCGCGATTACCGGCCTCGCGACTCTTGGGGTTGCGTGGCTACCGCTCATTCTGCTGGTTGCCCTGATATGCGCTGTGATCGTTTCCAGCGGTATGGGCTGGGCAGTGGAACGGGTCGCTTACCGACCGGTCCGGGGCCGTCACCGTCTGATCCCGCTGATTTCCGCCATCGGCATGTCCATTTTTCTCCAGAACTATGTGCATCTTGCGCAGGGATCCCGCAACGTCGGCTTCCCTCTGCTGATTGAGGGTGGCTTCGATTTCGGATCATCGGATACCTTCCAGGCGTCTATTTCCTATATGCAGATGATGGTGTTCGCAACCACATTCGTCTGTATGACGGCACTCTCCCTGTTTATTTCCCGCTCCCGTATTGGCCGGGCTTGCCGCGCCGTTTCCCAGGACCTTGGCATGGCCAGCCTGCTGGGCATCGACACCAACCGCATCATTGCTGCAACCTTCGTGATCGGCGCTGCCCTGGCCGCCGTTGCCGGATTGCTGCTGGGCATGTACTACGGCTCCATCGATCCGCTGTTCGGCTTCATTGCGGGTCTCAAAGCATTCACCGCTGCGGTACTTGGCGGCATCGGCAGTATCCCCGGCGCCATGCTGGGCGGCATCATTCTCGGTATTTCCGAAAGCATGACCTCCGGCTACCTCAGCGGCGAATACAAGGACGTGGTGTCCTTCGGCCTGCTCATCCTGATTCTGCTGTTCAAACCCACCGGCCTGCTCGGCAAACCGGAGGTTGAGAAGATCTGA